The Zygotorulaspora mrakii chromosome 3, complete sequence genome includes a region encoding these proteins:
- a CDS encoding uncharacterized protein (similar to Saccharomyces cerevisiae PUS9 (YDL036C) and RIB2 (YOL066C); ancestral locus Anc_3.154), translating to MLSRAIKIDRFWAKAMSESKSVIGTLSSTNVTENSTDDFNQVLQKEIKVAKEEQRNKFKRKKIKKRSTEEFRDESGFKIRSVDINRQKNKQIDPDYEVIIDGPLRKIIPYYFTYKTFCKLRWRDRNLYEVFIDEFRDRESAYYKKTIASGSVFLNDKPANLDSIIRNGDLITHKVHRHEPPVTSRPIKVVFESDDLLVIDKPCGIPVHPTGRFRFNSITKILEKQLKRTVHPCNRLDRLTSGLMFMAKTPQGADEMADQLKCREVTKEYAARVIGEFPLGEIVVDMPLKSVEPKLGLNAVCDMSDESAKHAKTVFQRLSYDGETSVVKCKPLTGRTHQIRVHLQYLGHPIANDPLYSNANAWGPNLGKHGQADMKQVMTELNEVGRTKPASSWLKPDSKGEVLLGEKCKECDTDLYTDPGPNDLDLWLHAYRYESTEINPDTNDLKWSYRTELPEWALDSHKKYMELAIKEAAKCGPTTTAFSVGAVLVSGTEILSTGYSRELPGNTHAEQCALDKYAEKTGGKDLPEGTVIYTTMEPCSFRLSGNLPCVQRIINTKKIKTVFVGVVEPDTFVKDNTSSAILQAHNIDYFQLPGYEDLITAIAFKGHEDKTG from the coding sequence ATGCTCTCGAGAGCAATCAAGATTGACAGATTTTGGGCTAAAGCTATGTCAGAGAGTAAGAGCGTGATTGGCActttatcttcaacaaatgtCACGGAGAATTCTACAGATGACTTTAACCAAGTACTACAAAAGGAAATAAAAGTAGCAAAAGAAGAGCAGCgtaataaattcaaaaggaaaaaaatcaagaaaagatctACTGAGGAATTTCGTGATGAGTCTGGCTTCAAGATACGATCAGTCGACATTAATcgtcaaaaaaataaacaaattgatCCGGACTATGAGGTTATCATTGATGGGCCTCTGAGGAAAATAATACCGTATTATTTCACGTATAAAACGTTCTGTAAGCTGAGATGGAGAGACAGAAATCTTTACGAGGTATTCATTGATGAGTTCAGAGATCGGGAGAGTGCTTATTACAAGAAGACCATTGCTAGTGGTTCAGTATTCCTCAATGATAAGCCTGCAAACCTTGATAGTATTATCAGGAATGGGGATCTCATCACTCATAAAGTACATCGCCATGAGCCCCCTGTGACATCGAGACCCATAAAAGTAGTATTTGAAAGTGATGACCTTCTAGTCATTGACAAGCCATGTGGAATTCCAGTACACCCAACAGGACGTTTTAGATTTAACAGTATCACCAAAATACTTGAGAAGCAGCTAAAAAGAACAGTCCATCCATGCAACAGGCTAGACAGATTAACAAGTGGTCTAATGTTCATGGCAAAAACTCCCCAGGGCGCTGACGAAATGGCTGACCAATTGAAATGTAGAGAAGTTACAAAAGAGTACGCCGCAAGGGTCATTGGCGAATTTCCCTTGGGAGAAATTGTTGTGGATATGCCACTCAAATCAGTTGAACCAAAGCTCGGTTTAAATGCAGTTTGCGACATGAGTGACGAGAGTGCCAAACATGCAAAAACAGTTTTCCAGCGGCTAAGTTATGATGGCGAAACGAGTGTTGTCAAATGTAAGCCTTTGACAGGAAGAACTCACCAAATAAGAGTTCATTTACAGTATTTGGGTCATCCAATCGCAAATGATCCTCTTTATTCTAATGCGAACGCATGGGGCCCAAATCTGGGAAAACATGGTCAGGCCGACATGAAGCAGGTGATGACTGAGCTCAACGAAGTTGGCAGAACAAAACCAGCCTCTAGTTGGTTGAAACCTGATTCAAAAGGTGAAGTGTTGCTCGGTGAAAAGTGCAAAGAGTGTGATACCGATCTCTACACTGATCCTGGTCCAAATGATCTAGATCTATGGCTTCATGCATATAGGTATGAGTCGACCGAGATAAACCCAGATACAAATGATTTAAAGTGGAGTTACCGTACTGAGCTTCCAGAGTGGGCATTAGACTCCcacaaaaaatatatggAATTGgcaatcaaagaagcaGCCAAATGCGGCCCCACAACGACTGCTTTCAGTGTTGGTGCAGTGCTTGTGAGTGGGACTGAAATATTATCTACAGGGTACTCTAGAGAGTTACCGGGCAATACCCACGCTGAACAATGCGCTCTTGATAAATATGCTGAAAAGACCGGAGGTAAAGATTTGCCTGAGGGAACGGTAATTTACACTACTATGGAACCGTGTTCATTCAGGCTAAGTGGTAACCTGCCATGCGTACAAAGAATAATAAATAccaaaaagataaaaacaGTATTCGTTGGCGTTGTGGAGCCTGACACTTTTGTTAAAGACAACACTAGTTCAGCTATTCTTCAAGCGCATAATATTGACTATTTTCAACTGCCAGGCTATGAAGATTTAATCACCGCAATTGCATTCAAAGGACATGAAGATAAGACTGGTTga
- the INP54 gene encoding phosphoinositide 5-phosphatase INP54 (similar to Saccharomyces cerevisiae INP54 (YOL065C); ancestral locus Anc_3.155) gives MKEEKKTYITSFNCAKKFPFEDQDASSKILARLLPESSTHDVYALGFQELVSTWEASFPTVVKPLVEHLSTLALNSINSRSRTRKYEVVAATSTGAVALMVIADATFKVQGVVSSNYKCGLFNSSLKGSATVCCTLGKPQQATSNETFTFICSHLNANEGPENALLRVSNYREIMGSCALDLRSTLFKAGHVFFLGDLNFRVNGWHDMETDYSDSTILAQMLTNHEELNQLRKDGKVFEGFTESPITFPPTYKYLTLKQSALNHKRTPSWCDRVLYRKYQPGTYSCTKYESIDRFPELQFTDHQAVALDINVPAIAFDEPLVIEATVISSNQKSVGNIADLCIGYIGWFIYLRVYYGLLFGLALFILYKVF, from the coding sequence atgaaagaagagaagaaaacCTATATTACCAGCTTCAATTGCGCTAAAAAGTTCCCTTTCGAGGATCAAGATGCCTCATCTAAGATACTGGCACGTTTGCTACCGGAGAGTTCAACACACGATGTCTACGCTTTGGGGTTTCAAGAGCTGGTCTCTACTTGGGAAGCGTCCTTTCCAACTGTAGTGAAACCATTGGTTGAGCACTTATCTACTCTGGCACTGAACTCTATTAATTCTCGCTCTCGGACTAGGAAGTATGAGGTGGTTGCAGCTACATCCACGGGTGCAGTTGCTCTAATGGTCATCGCAGATGCAACTTTCAAAGTACAAGGGGTTGTCTCCAGCAATTACAAATGTGGATTATTCAACTCAAGTCTCAAGGGCTCTGCAACAGTATGTTGCACGTTAGGAAAGCCCCAACAGGCTACTTCGAACGAAACATTTACATTTATTTGTTCACATCTAAACGCTAATGAAGGACCGGAGAACGCGTTGCTTAGAGTTTCCAATTATAGAGAAATTATGGGCTCTTGTGCCTTAGATCTTAGATCAACACTTTTCAAGGCAGGCcatgtatttttcttggGTGATTTGAACTTTCGTGTTAACGGTTGGCATGATATGGAAACGGATTATTCGGATAGTACCATCTTAGCTCAGATGTTAACAAATCATGAGGAACTCAATCAGTTGCGGAAAGATGGAAAAGTATTCGAAGGGTTCACAGAGTCTCCGATAACTTTTCCGCCAACATACAAATACTTGACGTTAAAACAAAGTGCACTTAACCACAAAAGGACACCATCTTGGTGTGATCGTGTACTTTATAGGAAATACCAACCAGGTACTTATAGCTGTACCAAATATGAATCTATCGACAGGTTTCCGGAATTGCAATTTACTGATCATCAGGCTGTTGCGTTAGATATCAATGTACCCGCTATAGCATTTGATGAGCCGCTTGTTATTGAAGCCACCGTTATTTCAAGTAACCAGAAGAGCGTTGGAAACATTGCGGATCTCTGCATAGGCTACATCGGATGGTTCATTTATTTAAGAGTATACTATGGACTTTTGTTTGGATTGGCGTTGTTTATTTTGTATAAGGTTTTTTAG
- the SIR2 gene encoding NAD-dependent histone deacetylase SIR2 (similar to Saccharomyces cerevisiae SIR2 (YDL042C) and HST1 (YOL068C); ancestral locus Anc_3.151) — protein MEGRDVVGSISTPPSSGNEHQSAKISRFVGVSEHDSSAVKELANQSDKMTDDMEPSRKRPKLELTDINAPNKVAVAENGTTVAGTTSELFTDGDDDIEEKGRIPHTGELVSSLNNGDGDVDSIELPASSTGKNDILAPIVPSSTVSIGKDPTTGKYVLPQITKEDSINARMYLKYYGLRTFLDTYLPEELNSLYIYFLIKLLGFEIKDREMMNVIYKYVQPTWSMNGTSGENIEYSKVTFDDPLEKKHAVRLIKDLQKAINKVLCTRLRLAKFSTIDTFVEKLKTAKRIVVLTGAGVSTSLGIPDFRSSEGFYSKIRHLGLDDPQDVFNYDIFMQDPSVFYNIAHMVLPPENLYSPLHSFIKMLQDKGKLLRNYTQNIDNLESYAGIKPEKLVQCHGSFATASCITCHWKLPGEKIFANIRNLELPLCPYCYQKRREYFPSTDGLDSETANIGHGNMPHHALKSYGVLKPDITFFGEALPSKFHKTIREDVLKCDLLICIGTSLKVAPVSEIVNMLPAHVPQVLINRDPVKHAEFDLNLLGFCDDVAALVAQKCGWDIPHEKWDTLKQKKFSCKETDKGVLNITPDAS, from the coding sequence ATGGAAGGCAGAGATGTTGTAGGGAGTATTTCAACCCCCCCGAGTTCTGGTAACGAGCATCAATCAGCCAAAATTTCGCGTTTTGTGGGGGTGTCAGAGCACGACTCATCAGCGGTGAAGGAGCTGGCTAATCAAAGTGATAAGATGACAGATGATATGGAACCTTCAAGGAAGAGACCCAAGTTGGAGCTCACGGATATCAATGCTCCAAATAAGGTTGCAGTAGCGGAAAACGGTACCACGGTAGCGGGAACTACTTCGGAACTCTTTACTGACGGTGACGACgatattgaagagaaaGGCCGAATCCCTCACACAGGTGAATTAGTTTCGTCCTTGAATAATGGCGATGGCGATGTAGATTCTATCGAACTACCGGCTAGTAGcactggaaaaaatgatattctGGCTCCGATCGTACCTTCAAGTACCGTTTCTATAGGTAAAGATCCGACGACGGGAAAATACGTATTACCACAGATAACAAAAGAGGACTCTATAAATGCGCGAATGTATCTGAAATACTATGGACTCAGAACATTTTTGGACACTTACCTACCGGAGGAGTTGAATTCTTTATATATCTATTTTCTGATCAAGCTTTTGGGCTTTGAAATCAAGGACCGTGAAATGATGAACGTAATTTATAAATATGTGCAACCTACGTGGTCAATGAATGGGACTAGTGGTGAAAACATAGAATATTCCAAGGTAACTTTTGATGACCCTTTGGAGAAAAAACATGCAGTACGTTTGATTAAAGATTTACAAAAGGCGATCAACAAGGTACTCTGCACAAGGTTGAGActtgcaaaattttcgaCCATTGATacatttgttgaaaaactgaaaactGCTAAACGAATTGTTGTATTAACAGGTGCAGGTGTTTCGACGTCGCTGGGTATACCAGATTTCAGATCATCTGAAGGTTTTTATTCTAAAATTCGACATTTGGGTCTTGACGACCCACAAGATGTCTTCAATTATGATATTTTCATGCAAGACCCTTCTGTTTTTTATAATATAGCTCATATGGTTTTACCACCTGAAAACCTGTACTCACCGTTGCATAGCTTTATCAAAATGCTACAAGATAAAGGAAAGTTATTGAGAAATTATACACAAAATATTGACAACCTGGAATCTTACGCAGGAATCAAACCAGAAAAATTAGTTCAATGTCATGGTTCATTTGCTACTGCATCATGTATTACTTGCCATTGGAAATTACCGGGAGAGAAGATTTTTGCGAATATTAGAAACTTAGAATTGCCACTATGCCCGTATTGctatcaaaagagaagGGAGTATTTTCCAAGCACGGATGGTTTAGATAGTGAGACTGCCAATATCGGGCATGGTAATATGCCACATCATGCTCTGAAATCATATGGTGTATTGAAACCAGATATAAcattttttggagaagCTTTGCCCTCAAAATTCCATAAAACCATTCGAGAGGATGTTCTGAAGTGTGATCTGCTAATCTGTATTGGAACAAGTTTGAAGGTGGCCCCAGTTTCTGAAATTGTCAATATGTTACCTGCTCATGTACCCCAAGTTCTAATAAACAGAGACCCTGTGAAGCACGCAGAATTCGATTTAAATCTTTTGGGATTTTGCGATGATGTCGCTGCATTAGTGGCTCAGAAATGTGGATGGGATATACCACATGAAAAGTGGGACACATtaaagcaaaaaaagttcTCTTGCAAAGAAACTGATAAAGGTGTGCTGAATATAACTCCTGATGCCTCCTAA
- the NAT1 gene encoding peptide alpha-N-acetyltransferase complex A subunit NAT1 (similar to Saccharomyces cerevisiae NAT1 (YDL040C); ancestral locus Anc_3.153) → MSKKRGAKPKGLPLFGRGKEQTQFLEALKLYEGKSYKKSIKILDGVLKKDSHFVDALALKGLDLLSTGEKTEASSLIKNALSKIEGTTASPICCHVLGIYMRTSKNYAESAKWFHASLNNGSNNMQIYRDLASLESQIGDFKGALVSRKKYWESFPGYRSNWTSLAIAQDMNGEHQQAVNTLTQFEKLVEGKIGDSELYEHNECLLYKNDILYRAAGDNKGKLVNAMSNLKAIEPSVYDKYDLLELKASIHMKMGELKEASKVYRMLIKRNPDNFTYYRLLEISLGIHGDNNLRKTLYEKLQKFYPRSEPPKFMPLTFTENVDELETKLEEYVRPQLARGVPATFCNVKPLYRNRRSIVAPLLEKIVSNYFKELNPTNDPLPYIWTCYYLAQHYLFMKDFQKSQDFIDKAIKHTPTLVELYIFKGRVLKHLGLLDEAAETLERGRKLDLQDRFINTKTVKYYLRAKNIEKAVEIASLFTKNDESVNGVKDLHQVEAAWFIIEQAEAYYKLYRDSERKLKEYLNEMSTKKSAEKEENNKNGTDETGENFIRVLKNYEWQVNKYCGLSLKRFYAISKIYQQFEDDQMDFHSYCMRKGTPRAYVDMLKWGKTIYTQPIYVRAMKGAFKIYNKLYNDSKNLNENEQIENLVEKVMQEHSKKSKKENSVLNKRKEEEKKTVIAYPESDDKDPYGIDLVKSNSPMDAFMEQFYENYNRQAKEQERDYEFEFDYQYSNGKLALCLSALSKYTKYGHNSGLIGAMTIVLLLATKEDTKFDTIAKKVALKGCESIIEKFPVHERDNSDFDWLDFFQKNFDYHNLHALLFLHQYKVVESSRTKELILNELANKEPLIQNTVLQYEI, encoded by the coding sequence ATGtctaaaaaaagaggagCAAAGCCGAAGGGGCTTCCTCTCTTTGGAAGAGGGAAGGAACAAACACAGTTTCTTGAAGCGCTGAAGTTGTATGAAGGCAAGAGCTACAAAAAAtccatcaaaattttggatgGTGTGCTAAAAAAGGACTCTCATTTCGTGGATGCATTGGCACTCAAGGGATTGGATTTACTCTCTACTGGTGAAAAGACTGAAGCAAGCAGCTTGATTAAGAATGCATTGAGCAAAATTGAAGGTACCACGGCGTCGCCTATTTGTTGCCATGTTTTAGGTATTTACATGCGgacatcaaaaaattatgCGGAGTCTGCTAAATGGTTTCACGCATCTTTGAATAATGGCTCGAATAATATGCAGATTTATAGAGATTTGGCCTCATTGGAGTCACAAATCGGGGATTTTAAAGGTGCACTAGtgtcaagaaaaaagtattGGGAATCATTCCCAGGCTATCGTTCTAACTGGACGTCGCTTGCCATAGCCCAAGATATGAATGGAGAGCATCAGCAGGCCGTCAATACTTTAACTCAGTTCGAGAAGCTTGTTGAGGGAAAAATCGGTGACAGTGAACTCTACGAGCATAATGAATGCCTTCTTTACAAAAATGACATATTATACAGGGCTGCAGGTGACAACAAGGGTAAGCTTGTTAATGCTATGAGTAACCTTAAAGCGATTGAACCTTCTGTTTATGACAAATATGATCTCCTAGAGTTGAAGGCTTCTATTCATATGAAGATGGGCGAGCTTAAGGAAGCTTCCAAAGTTTACAGAATGCTGATAAAGAGGAATCCTGATAATTTCACTTACTACCGTTTGTTGGAGATTTCTCTCGGTATTCATGGTGATAACAACTTGAGGAAGACCCTTTATGAGAAGCTACAAAAGTTCTATCCCAGGAGTGAACCACCTAAATTTATGCCATTGACTTTCACCGAAAATGTAGATGAATTAGAGACTAAGTTGGAGGAGTACGTGAGACCACAATTAGCACGCGGTGTCCCTGCCACTTTTTGTAACGTGAAGCCGTTGTATCGCAACAGAAGATCGATAGTTGCTCCTTTGCTCGAGAAGATAGTCTCCAATTATTTTAAGGAGTTGAACCCAACTAATGATCCACTACCTTATATATGGACATGTTATTACTTGGCCCAACACTATTTGTTCATGAAAGATTTCCAAAAGTCACAAGACTTCATCGATAAAGCAATCAAACACACCCCAACTTTGGTTGAActatatatttttaaagGCCGTGTACTAAAACACCTCGGATTATTGGATGAAGCGGCTGAAACTTTGgaaagaggaagaaaattGGATCTTCAAGATAGGTTTATTAACACCAAGACGGTCAAATATTATTTGAGAGCCAAAAACATCGAAAAGGCAGTCGAAATAGCTTCGTTGTTTACAAAGAATGACGAGTCAGTAAATGGAGTTAAGGACTTGCATCAGGTCGAGGCAGCTTGGTTCATAATAGAGCAAGCTGAAGCATACTACAAGCTTTACAGAGACTCCgaaagaaaattgaaagaatatctCAACGAAATGAGCACCAAAAAATCtgcagaaaaagaagaaaataataaaaacGGAACTGATGAAACTGGAGAAAATTTCATTCGTGTCTTAAAGAATTATGAGTGGCAAGTCAATAAGTACTGTGGATTATCTTTGAAGAGATTTTACGCAATCAgcaaaatttatcaacaatttgaagatgatcaaaTGGATTTTCATTCATACTGTATGAGAAAGGGGACACCAAGAGCATACGTAGATATGTTGAAGTGGGGTAAGACTATTTACACGCAACCAATTTACGTTCGTGCTATGAAGGGtgctttcaaaatttaCAACAAGCTTTACAATGATTCCAAAAATCTCAATGAGAatgaacaaattgaaaatcttgTGGAAAAGGTGATGCAAGAGCACTCCAAGAagtcaaaaaaagagaattctGTCTTGAACAAGCGTAAGGAAGAGGAGAAGAAAACTGTTATTGCATATCCTGAATCGGATGATAAAGATCCGTATGGTATAGATTTAGTCAAATCTAACTCACCAATGGATGCGTTTATGGAACAGTTTTATGAAAACTATAATCGCCAGGCCAAGGAACAAGAAAGAGACTATGAATTTGAGTTCGATTACCAATATTCAAACGGTAAGTTAGCTTTGTGCCTATCTGCCTTATCAAAGTATACAAAATATGGGCATAATTCAGGCCTCATTGGTGCTATGACAATAGTACTTTTATTAGCTACAAAAGAAGATACCAAGTTTGATACCATTGCCAAAAAAGTTGCCTTGAAAGGTTGTGAAAGCATCatcgaaaaatttccaGTTCATGAAAGAGACAACAGTGATTTCGACTGGCTAgatttcttccaaaaaaatttcgattATCACAATCTACATGCTCTGttgtttcttcatcaatacaAAGTTGTGGAATCTTCAAGGACAAAAGAGTTAATTTTGAACGAGTTAGCAAATAAAGAACCACTCATACAAAATACAGTTTTGCAATATGAGATTTGA
- the NUF2 gene encoding kinetochore-associated Ndc80 complex subunit NUF2 (similar to Saccharomyces cerevisiae NUF2 (YOL069W); ancestral locus Anc_3.149) has translation MSDDVFPLLDTSELAICLQSCDFSLATEESISRPTSKWMITLYKQIIDSFMGVSADAAMIREGGGQSYDGNQVGAEHRDYNEDDSPYSDTLQVLVLNKVCYKFFQNIGVTDFNILDLYKPDAQRTRRLLSAVVNYARFREERMFDCNRFISQTEALLGQLRSRFDDFNLLQQQIKQYEDDEKLVRTVVGVNDGDELKALEANNRNIEVQLKKLTQIQETLSIDYNNYKGEKQKLLKELESLGFQIVELESEREKLQRHSEANIEGLEKIIEELKDLLHTNKTKLSKLRSLQENLNISKLTFQRVIEELYDVLRIVTIELQEAHKKELGLEELKQQLTIRQDKMSSLLSSGVLTKVSLLQDQLDSSKTKLEELVQKSRTDYEHNSLEIKQLHRKYLDEVVPELQQTESRIENDILSGELKYFETKMQDLQAESQKEVDSVELEYSLLAGHINKYMKSMIENMSSE, from the coding sequence ATGAGCGATGATGTATTTCCATTGCTGGATACGTCTGAGTTAGCCATATGTTTACAAAGTTGTGACTTCTCACTTGCAACTGAGGAGAGCATTTCCAGACCAACATCAAAATGGATGATAACACTGTATAAGCAGATCATTGACAGTTTCATGGGTGTATCAGCTGATGCTGCAATGATTAGAGAAGGTGGTGGACAATCTTATGATGGCAATCAAGTTGGCGCGGAACATAGAGATTacaatgaagatgataGTCCTTATTCAGATACTCTACAGGTGTTGGTATTGAACAAAGTTTGTTacaaattcttccaaaatatAGGAGTTACTGATTTTAATATATTGGATCTTTACAAACCTGATGCTCAGAGGACAAGAAGACTTCTGAGTGCTGTTGTAAATTATGCGAGATTTCgtgaagaaagaatgttCGACTGCAACAGATTTATCTCACAGACAGAAGCCCTTTTGGGGCAACTACGATCGAGGTTTGACGATTTTAATCTGCTTCAGCAGCAGATAAAACAATACgaagatgacgaaaaaCTGGTTCGAACGGTTGTTGGTGTGAATGATGGAGATGAACTTAAAGCGTTGGAGGCCAACAATAGAAACATAGAGGttcagttgaaaaaattgaccCAAATCCAGGAGACTCTTTCGATCGACTATAACAACTACAAAGGAGAAAAGCAGAAATTGTTAAAGGAATTGGAGTCGCTcggatttcaaattgttgaacTAGAGTCggaaagagaaaaactaCAAAGGCATTCAGAAGCTAATATCGAAGGTCTAGAAAAAATTATAGAAGAGCTTAAAGACCTGCTTCACacaaataaaacaaaattatcTAAACTTCGCAGCCTGCAGGAAAACTTAAATATTTCTAAGCTCACCTTCCAACGCGTTATTGAAGAGCTCTATGACGTTTTGCGTATTGTGACAATTGAATTACAGGAAGCTCATAAAAAGGAACTTGGTCTTGAAGAACTCAAACAACAGCTGACTATACGGCAAGATAAGATGTCTAGTTTATTATCCTCAGGTGTTTTAACAAAGGTGTCCCTGCTTCAAGATCAACTGGACAGTTCGAAGACAAAGCTGGAGGAGCTCGTACAGAAGTCACGAACCGATTATGAACACAACTCCCTTGAAATTAAGCAGTTGCACAGAAAATATTTAGATGAAGTAGTTCCTGAGCTTCAACAGACCGAATCGCgtattgaaaatgacaTCTTATCTGGTGAACTTAAATACTTTGAGACAAAAATGCAAGATCTCCAAGCAGAATCTCAGAAAGAAGTGGATTCCGTTGAATTGGAATATTCTCTATTAGCAGGTCATATCAATAAATATATGAAATCTATGATAGAAAATATGAGTTCAGAGTAG
- the RTG1 gene encoding Rtg1p (similar to Saccharomyces cerevisiae RTG1 (YOL067C); ancestral locus Anc_3.152), with protein MTSFPESVPSSVTSTASNQINKMDRKRRDNINDSIQQLLTMIPTEYFEEFYRKASAQQDVESLDGDTPLSAATPKGSVGNSSKVKGSGTRDGKPNKGQILTQAVEYITRLQNEVDTRNREEVELILKVQGLSAKTGTIVNDVNLENTSAEVALAKIGVGPLAGEIPATSDRGEDAELQETQSISQPPQSQFPQDSHPPPPHVSSFEYGGYSEYGNGN; from the coding sequence ATGACTTCTTTTCCAGAATCAGTACCTTCGTCGGTAACTTCAACGGCCAGTAATCAGATAAACAAGATGGACCGAAAACGCAGGGATAACATCAATGACAGCATTCAACAACTTTTGACCATGATACCAACTGAATATTTTGAGGAATTTTACAGGAAGGCTTCGGCACAGCAGGACGTGGAATCTCTTGATGGTGACACTCCACTTAGTGCAGCGACTCCCAAAGGAAGTGTTGGCAATAGCTCTAAGGTGAAGGGTTCAGGTACAAGGGACGGTAAACCGAACAAGGGTCAAATCCTGACTCAGGCCGTCGAATATATCACACGGCTCCAGAACGAAGTTGACACAAGGAATagagaagaagttgaattGATTTTAAAAGTTCAAGGACTGAGTGCCAAAACAGGAACTATTGTCAATGACGTCAATCTTGAGAATACCAGTGCAGAAGTCGCACTGGCAAAAATTGGTGTAGGTCCTCTGGCTGGTGAGATACCTGCAACGAGCGATCGCGGTGAAGACGCTGAATTACAAGAAACTCAGTCAATATCGCAACCACCACAGTCACAGTTTCCACAAGACTCACACCCGCCTCCGCCGCATGTTAGCAGTTTTGAATACGGCGGTTACTCAGAGTATGGAAACGGTAACTAG
- the PRP11 gene encoding spliceosome assembly protein PRP11 (similar to Saccharomyces cerevisiae PRP11 (YDL043C); ancestral locus Anc_3.150): MDYQNRAGSKKGTGGLVSDAQENLSRRKQVENLLRDGEEVPYTFQQEKGEDDTLKKNPYIYRNHSGKLVCKLCNTMHMSWSSVERHINGKKHALNLIRRGNQLEKHMSQRSGVEQSQEEIEFKHEVESRKLALKSNAMVPSLKKAFVQNQENKKIGIAVQVDYSSIPADYSSVDGAAYSPLIRIVTGLELSDEEKKDKKYLVIAYEPFENVGIELPSDKEVIMNDNHLNFDAVDELNEKCALWDNNSKVFYVQVFFQ, encoded by the coding sequence ATGGATTACCAAAATAGAGCTGGCTCCAAGAAGGGTACTGGTGGGCTTGTTTCCGATGCACAAGAGAACTTGTCTAGACGGAAACAGGTAGAAAACTTATTGCGAGATGGTGAAGAGGTTCCATACACATTTCAACAGGAGAAAGGCGAAGATGATacattgaagaagaatccATATATTTACAGAAACCATTCCGGAAAGCTAGTTTGCAAACTTTGCAATACCATGCACATGTCATGGTCCAGCGTAGAACGCCACATCAACGGTAAGAAACATGCGCTCAATCTTATTAGACGTGGAAACCAGTTAGAGAAGCATATGTCACAGAGGAGCGGGGTCGAGCAATCACAGGAGGAAATAGAGTTCAAGCATGAAGTAGAGTCAAGAAAGCTAGCGCTAAAATCTAATGCTATGGTACCGAGCTTGAAAAAGGCATTTGTCCAAAATCaagagaataaaaaaataggTATCGCTGTTCAGGTAGATTACAGCAGCATTCCAGCAGACTACTCATCTGTTGATGGAGCAGCATACTCCCCACTCATACGTATAGTTACTGGATTGGAACTatcagatgaagaaaaaaaggacaAGAAGTATCTCGTAATTGCATATGAACCATTTGAGAACGTCGGAATCGAGCTGCCTTCGGACAAAGAAGTTATTATGAATGACAACCACCTAAATTTTGATGCCGTCGATGAATTAAACGAGAAATGTGCACTTTGGGACAACAACTCAAAGGTGTTCTATGTCCAAGTTTTCTTCCAATAA